One window from the genome of Cryptomeria japonica chromosome 6, Sugi_1.0, whole genome shotgun sequence encodes:
- the LOC131031566 gene encoding protein disulfide isomerase pTAC5, chloroplastic isoform X2, which translates to MASSAALCGFQFPAFHRYQLKVRKGRRAFPTKIRGVVCAAESELWKREEERWVGEEQRWLREEARWFREEARWRAQVHVLQSQISSLTLQLQLLQHFPLTSPHFNASGVDLQDQISSSSDLQAKISSHSDLQDQISFPASTITTTSLSNININKNKKRNTLKLGSRGEAVKEMQEALQRLGFYSGEDDMESSSFDGGTQRAVKSWQATLGIVEDGTMTAELLAKLLGDEMLDTELEEELTNGASLPLPGKLKMAQEKINGSVQKPIAKIEQAIISKAGGVEISEKRVYLLGENRWEEPQRLKSKQNGGGTKVGTSARCFSCRGEGKMLCTVLGMDRRSQMPLL; encoded by the exons ATGGCATCCTCAGCTGCACTTTGTGGATTTCAGTTCCCCGCGTTTCACCGCTATCAACTGAAAGTCAGAAAGGGGAGGCGGGCTTTTCCCACTAAGATTAGGGGCGTGGTGTGTGCAGCAGAGTCTGAATTGTGGAAAAGAGAGGAGGAGCGTTGGGTGGGAGAAGAGCAGCGCTGGTTGAGAGAGGAAGCAAGGTGGTTCAGAGAAGAAGCTCGCTGGCGTGCTCAGGTCCATGTTCTTCAATCTCAAATCTCCTCTCTCACCCTACAACTACAACTACTACAACATTTCCCTCTCACATCCCCACACTTTAATGCAAGTGGGGtggatttgcaagatcaaatttcGTCCTCATCCGATTTACAAGCGAAAATTTCTTCCCACTCCGATTTACAAGATCAAATTTCCTTCCCCGCCTCCACCATCACCACCACTAGCCTcagcaacatcaacatcaacaaaaatAAGAAGAGAAACACCCTTAAATTGGGCTCCCGAGGAGAAGCTGTGAAAGAGATGCAG GAAGCATTACAAAGGTTGGGTTTCTATTCGGGAGAGGATGATATGGAAtcttccagctttgatggaggcaCTCAAAGAGCTGTTAAGTCATGGCAA GCAACCCTAGGGATCGTAGAGGACGGAACAATGACGGCAGAACTCTTGGCAAAATTGCTAGGGGACGAAATGCTGGATACTGAGTTAGAGGAAGAATTGACTAATGGTGCTTCTCTTCCATTGCCAGGGAAG TTGAAGATGGCACAGGAAAAGATAAATGGCTCTGTTCAAAAACCAATTGCAAAGATCGAACAGGCCATAATAAGTAAAGCAGGAGGAGTTGAAATATCTGAAAAACGAGTGTATCTCCTGGGAGAAAACAGGTGGGAAGAACCTCAGAGGCTTAAAAGCAAACAAAATGGTGGTGGCACCAAAGTTGGGACAAGTGCAAGGTGTTTTAGTTGTCGAGGGGAAGGCAAAATGCTGTGTACAG TTCTTGGAATGGATAGAAGAAGCCAAATGCCCTTATTGTGA
- the LOC131031566 gene encoding protein disulfide isomerase pTAC5, chloroplastic isoform X1 has product MASSAALCGFQFPAFHRYQLKVRKGRRAFPTKIRGVVCAAESELWKREEERWVGEEQRWLREEARWFREEARWRAQVHVLQSQISSLTLQLQLLQHFPLTSPHFNASGVDLQDQISSSSDLQAKISSHSDLQDQISFPASTITTTSLSNININKNKKRNTLKLGSRGEAVKEMQEALQRLGFYSGEDDMESSSFDGGTQRAVKSWQATLGIVEDGTMTAELLAKLLGDEMLDTELEEELTNGASLPLPGKLKMAQEKINGSVQKPIAKIEQAIISKAGGVEISEKRVYLLGENRWEEPQRLKSKQNGGGTKVGTSARCFSCRGEGKMLCTECEGTGEMNVEEQFLEWIEEAKCPYCERSGYTPCDVCEGKGGKV; this is encoded by the exons ATGGCATCCTCAGCTGCACTTTGTGGATTTCAGTTCCCCGCGTTTCACCGCTATCAACTGAAAGTCAGAAAGGGGAGGCGGGCTTTTCCCACTAAGATTAGGGGCGTGGTGTGTGCAGCAGAGTCTGAATTGTGGAAAAGAGAGGAGGAGCGTTGGGTGGGAGAAGAGCAGCGCTGGTTGAGAGAGGAAGCAAGGTGGTTCAGAGAAGAAGCTCGCTGGCGTGCTCAGGTCCATGTTCTTCAATCTCAAATCTCCTCTCTCACCCTACAACTACAACTACTACAACATTTCCCTCTCACATCCCCACACTTTAATGCAAGTGGGGtggatttgcaagatcaaatttcGTCCTCATCCGATTTACAAGCGAAAATTTCTTCCCACTCCGATTTACAAGATCAAATTTCCTTCCCCGCCTCCACCATCACCACCACTAGCCTcagcaacatcaacatcaacaaaaatAAGAAGAGAAACACCCTTAAATTGGGCTCCCGAGGAGAAGCTGTGAAAGAGATGCAG GAAGCATTACAAAGGTTGGGTTTCTATTCGGGAGAGGATGATATGGAAtcttccagctttgatggaggcaCTCAAAGAGCTGTTAAGTCATGGCAA GCAACCCTAGGGATCGTAGAGGACGGAACAATGACGGCAGAACTCTTGGCAAAATTGCTAGGGGACGAAATGCTGGATACTGAGTTAGAGGAAGAATTGACTAATGGTGCTTCTCTTCCATTGCCAGGGAAG TTGAAGATGGCACAGGAAAAGATAAATGGCTCTGTTCAAAAACCAATTGCAAAGATCGAACAGGCCATAATAAGTAAAGCAGGAGGAGTTGAAATATCTGAAAAACGAGTGTATCTCCTGGGAGAAAACAGGTGGGAAGAACCTCAGAGGCTTAAAAGCAAACAAAATGGTGGTGGCACCAAAGTTGGGACAAGTGCAAGGTGTTTTAGTTGTCGAGGGGAAGGCAAAATGCTGTGTACAG AATGTGAAGGCACTGGCGAAATGAATGTCGAAGAGCAG TTCTTGGAATGGATAGAAGAAGCCAAATGCCCTTATTGTGAGCGTTCAGGATATACTCCTTGTGATGTGtgtgaaggaaaaggtggaaaagTTTAA